A part of Arthrobacter dokdonellae genomic DNA contains:
- the rsmA gene encoding 16S rRNA (adenine(1518)-N(6)/adenine(1519)-N(6))-dimethyltransferase RsmA, which yields MTSTQPSPATQPLLGAAEIRRLAEEIGVRPTKTLGQNFVIDGNTIRRIVAAAKVDPNETVLEVGPGLGSLTLGLLDAAARVVAVEIDPVLAAKLPSTVTAFRPEKAGNLDVVLADAMRVTELPAQPTALVANLPYNVAVPVVLHLLEHFPSLEHGLVMVQDEVADRMVAGPGSKTYGVPSAKGAWYSQMRKAGVIGMNVFWPAPKISSGLVEFTRREPPVTRASRAQVFAVVDAAFAQRRKTLRAALAGWAGGAAEAERCLREAGVDPTARGEVIDVAAFARIAEAKIPMTA from the coding sequence GTGACCTCGACCCAGCCCAGCCCCGCGACCCAGCCGCTCCTTGGCGCCGCCGAGATCCGCCGCCTGGCGGAGGAGATCGGCGTCCGACCCACCAAGACGCTGGGCCAGAACTTTGTCATCGACGGCAACACCATCCGCCGGATCGTGGCCGCCGCGAAGGTCGACCCGAACGAAACCGTCCTGGAGGTGGGCCCCGGGTTGGGCTCCCTGACACTGGGCCTGCTGGACGCCGCCGCGCGCGTGGTGGCCGTGGAGATTGACCCCGTCCTGGCCGCCAAGCTGCCGTCCACCGTGACCGCGTTCCGGCCGGAGAAGGCGGGCAACCTCGACGTCGTGCTGGCGGACGCCATGCGCGTCACGGAGCTTCCGGCCCAGCCCACCGCGCTGGTGGCCAACCTGCCGTACAACGTCGCGGTGCCGGTGGTGCTGCACCTGCTGGAGCACTTTCCGTCGCTGGAGCACGGACTGGTCATGGTCCAGGACGAGGTGGCTGACCGCATGGTGGCCGGACCCGGATCCAAGACCTATGGGGTGCCCTCGGCCAAGGGCGCCTGGTATTCGCAGATGCGCAAGGCCGGCGTGATTGGCATGAACGTGTTTTGGCCGGCCCCGAAGATTTCCTCCGGCCTGGTGGAGTTCACCCGCCGCGAGCCACCCGTGACCAGGGCTTCCCGCGCGCAGGTGTTTGCCGTGGTCGACGCCGCCTTCGCCCAGCGCCGCAAAACGCTGCGCGCCGCGCTGGCCGGCTGGGCCGGCGGCGCCGCGGAGGCCGAACGCTGCCTCCGTGAAGCCGGCGTGGATCCGACCGCCCGCGGCGAAGTGATCGACGTGGCCGCCTTTGCCCGCATCGCCGAGGCCAAGATCCCGATGACGGCGTAG
- a CDS encoding AAA family ATPase — MHPRETLTAAQNSGPDAAGGTDTAGTDTAGPDAAGQQSQQTWQARQAAPSPNGHRPAQPTTAPRQRPMDAERFAALSRDIMAAMNTVIDGKEEAVELALTVMLARGHLLLEDVPGVGKTLLAKALARTLDCSVSRIQFTPDLLPSDITGVSIYNQSAHGFEFRPGAIFANLVIGDEINRASAKTQSALLESMEEHQVTVDGTSYALNEPFMVVATQNPIEMEGTYPLPEAQRDRFMARISMGYPDTTAELAMLETHQSVNPLEAVRAVATTADVAAMLDVVAATHVSAAVKEYTVALGQATRTSDHLRLGASPRALLQLLRAAKASAALAGRRFVLPDDIRNLAEHVLAHRLIVDRKAASMGTTAADVIADALARLPVPAAPQAAQAPQPARLPGARPGAR, encoded by the coding sequence ATGCACCCGCGCGAGACACTTACGGCGGCACAGAATTCCGGCCCGGACGCCGCCGGCGGGACGGACACGGCCGGGACGGACACGGCCGGCCCGGACGCCGCCGGGCAGCAATCACAGCAAACCTGGCAGGCCCGGCAAGCCGCGCCGAGTCCCAACGGCCACCGGCCCGCGCAGCCCACCACGGCACCGCGGCAACGTCCCATGGATGCCGAGCGGTTCGCCGCGCTGAGCCGGGACATCATGGCCGCCATGAACACGGTGATCGACGGCAAGGAAGAGGCCGTGGAGCTGGCCCTGACGGTCATGCTGGCACGCGGCCACCTGCTGTTGGAGGACGTGCCGGGCGTGGGCAAGACCCTGCTCGCCAAGGCGCTGGCCCGCACGCTGGACTGTTCGGTCAGCCGCATCCAGTTCACCCCGGACCTGCTGCCGAGCGACATCACGGGCGTGTCCATCTACAACCAGTCGGCCCATGGCTTTGAGTTCCGCCCGGGCGCCATTTTCGCCAACCTGGTCATCGGCGACGAGATCAACCGCGCCTCGGCCAAGACCCAGTCGGCCCTGCTGGAGTCCATGGAGGAGCACCAGGTCACGGTGGACGGGACGTCATACGCGCTGAACGAACCGTTCATGGTCGTCGCCACCCAGAACCCGATCGAAATGGAAGGCACGTATCCGCTGCCGGAAGCCCAGCGCGACCGCTTCATGGCCCGGATTTCCATGGGATACCCGGATACGACGGCGGAACTCGCCATGCTGGAAACCCACCAGTCCGTGAACCCCCTCGAGGCCGTGCGCGCCGTGGCAACCACTGCGGACGTGGCGGCCATGCTGGACGTGGTGGCGGCCACGCACGTCTCCGCCGCCGTCAAGGAATACACCGTGGCCCTGGGCCAGGCCACCCGCACCAGCGACCACCTCCGGCTCGGCGCCAGCCCGCGTGCCCTGCTGCAGCTGCTGCGCGCGGCCAAGGCCTCCGCCGCCCTGGCCGGGCGCCGCTTTGTGCTTCCGGACGACATCCGCAACCTGGCGGAGCATGTCCTCGCCCACCGGCTGATCGTGGACCGCAAGGCGGCGAGCATGGGCACCACCGCGGCCGACGTCATAGCCGACGCCCTGGCCCGCCTGCCCGTCCCCGCCGCGCCCCAGGCAGCCCAGGCGCCCCAGCCGGCCCGTCTCCCGGGCGCCCGGCCCGGCGCGAGGTAG
- a CDS encoding resuscitation-promoting factor, which yields MTNLFATDGKLNFLKIAGQAAVLVALVAGLLTFTGANKSISLTVDGTASSVSTFGGSVAQVLDKAHVKVGPNDNVTPALDTPVKSGTAITVDTAKHITVNLDGTERTVTTTSNKIQGLISQLGVAANARVSAPADALLASASDISIITPKKVTVIADGKTDVKTTTAATVSDVLAESGVKLGATDMISVPAVSDVVANMVVKVSRVNKAGTASEQSALAFKTQQTVDPTMYKDQTKTVRTGVPGMLETLFHTVVVDGHVVSRSETGTKVLAAPVDAQVAVGSKSRPAPKQAAAAAPAAAPAAAPAAANTGAAAPAMANEAMWDRIAQCESGGNWAINTGNGYYGGLQFDIQTWIGNGGGAYAPNASLATKGQQIAIANKVYAQRGLGPWGCAGAAG from the coding sequence GTGACCAACCTCTTCGCCACAGACGGCAAGCTGAACTTTTTAAAGATTGCCGGGCAGGCCGCTGTCCTCGTAGCCCTCGTGGCGGGATTGTTGACCTTCACCGGTGCCAACAAGTCGATCAGCCTCACGGTTGACGGCACGGCAAGTTCGGTTTCCACTTTTGGCGGATCCGTGGCGCAGGTCCTGGACAAGGCCCACGTCAAGGTTGGTCCCAATGACAACGTCACCCCGGCACTGGACACCCCCGTGAAAAGCGGCACGGCCATCACCGTCGACACGGCCAAGCACATCACGGTGAACCTTGACGGCACCGAGCGCACCGTCACCACCACGTCCAACAAGATCCAGGGGCTGATCAGCCAACTGGGCGTCGCCGCCAACGCCCGCGTCTCCGCACCGGCCGACGCCCTCCTGGCCAGCGCCAGCGACATCAGCATCATCACGCCCAAGAAGGTCACCGTCATTGCCGACGGCAAGACGGACGTAAAGACCACTACCGCGGCCACTGTCTCCGACGTGCTGGCCGAGTCCGGCGTCAAGCTCGGCGCCACGGACATGATCTCGGTGCCGGCCGTGTCCGACGTCGTGGCCAACATGGTTGTCAAGGTCTCCCGCGTCAACAAGGCCGGGACGGCGTCCGAACAGTCGGCGCTGGCGTTCAAAACCCAGCAGACCGTCGACCCGACCATGTACAAGGACCAGACCAAGACCGTCCGCACCGGCGTGCCCGGTATGCTGGAAACCCTGTTCCACACAGTGGTCGTTGACGGCCATGTTGTCAGCCGCAGCGAGACCGGGACCAAGGTCCTGGCAGCACCGGTCGATGCTCAGGTTGCGGTGGGCTCCAAGTCCCGCCCGGCCCCGAAGCAGGCTGCCGCTGCCGCCCCGGCAGCGGCCCCGGCAGCCGCCCCGGCAGCGGCCAACACCGGAGCGGCTGCGCCCGCCATGGCCAACGAAGCGATGTGGGACCGCATCGCCCAGTGCGAGTCCGGCGGCAACTGGGCCATCAACACCGGCAACGGCTACTACGGCGGCCTGCAGTTCGACATCCAGACCTGGATCGGCAACGGCGGCGGTGCCTATGCCCCCAACGCCAGCCTGGCCACCAAGGGCCAGCAGATCGCCATCGCCAACAAGGTTTACGCGCAGCGGGGCCTCGGGCCCTGGGGCTGTGCAGGCGCTGCCGGCTGA
- a CDS encoding TatD family hydrolase, producing MCSPDVPRPYRRDQSRDRDPKPDAGKRRPGFAPAPEGLPVPVYDNHTHFDFGDSPVALKDALDAAEAVGISGAVQVGCDLESSRFTVRAVDRDPRILGAVAIHPNDAPELAGAGALDDALAEIEALAAHPRIRAIGETGLDYFRTGPDGVSDQKYSFRRHIDIAKRRGLALQIHDRDAHGDVVDVLREEGAPSCVVFHCFSGDAELARICNEMGWYMSFSGTLTFKNARNLREALDVADPALIMVETDAPFLTPHPHRGRPNASYMLPYTVQSMAQLTGRGLDSLGMLLRANTEAVYGSWDA from the coding sequence ATGTGCTCCCCTGACGTGCCCCGCCCCTACCGCCGAGACCAGTCCAGGGACCGGGACCCCAAGCCCGACGCCGGAAAACGCCGCCCGGGGTTCGCGCCCGCCCCCGAGGGCCTGCCCGTGCCGGTGTACGACAACCACACGCACTTTGACTTTGGCGACTCACCCGTTGCCCTGAAAGACGCGCTCGACGCCGCTGAGGCCGTCGGCATCTCCGGCGCCGTGCAGGTGGGCTGCGACCTGGAATCGTCCCGATTTACGGTCCGGGCCGTGGACAGGGATCCGCGCATTCTCGGCGCCGTGGCCATCCACCCCAACGATGCCCCCGAACTGGCCGGGGCCGGTGCCCTTGATGACGCGCTGGCGGAAATCGAAGCCCTGGCCGCGCACCCGCGGATCCGCGCCATCGGCGAGACCGGCCTGGACTATTTCCGGACCGGGCCCGACGGCGTTTCAGACCAGAAATACTCCTTCCGACGCCACATCGACATTGCCAAAAGGAGGGGGCTCGCGCTGCAAATCCACGATCGCGATGCCCACGGCGATGTTGTGGACGTTCTGCGGGAGGAGGGGGCGCCGTCGTGCGTGGTGTTCCACTGCTTCTCCGGAGACGCGGAGCTGGCCAGGATTTGTAACGAAATGGGGTGGTACATGTCATTTTCGGGCACCCTCACTTTTAAAAATGCAAGGAATTTGCGGGAGGCCCTCGACGTGGCCGATCCCGCGTTGATCATGGTCGAAACCGACGCCCCGTTCTTGACGCCTCATCCGCACCGCGGCCGCCCCAACGCCAGTTATATGCTGCCGTATACGGTGCAAAGCATGGCACAATTGACCGGCCGCGGACTGGACAGCCTGGGGATGCTGCTGCGGGCGAACACGGAGGCCGTCTACGGCTCCTGGGACGCGTAG
- a CDS encoding 4-(cytidine 5'-diphospho)-2-C-methyl-D-erythritol kinase, giving the protein MNPGDSRPADLFTEAFGAEYDWTGQPKHVRAQAPGKINASFRVGPLRDDGYHSVSSTYLAVSLYEEVLATAKPGTPSSDVTVGVSAQSTLAPELLAGIPLDASNLAVRAAQLVADVSENACGVHLEITKRVPIAGGMGGGSADAAAALVACDALWHTGLSREELSLIAAELGADVPFALLGGAAVGLGVGDRLTSALAPEPLHWVLVESGFGLSTPVVYGALDSLRAGAEPAEPEQVDPAILAALRAADPLLLAPCLANDLQPAALHLAPALKDVLDAGTRLGALASLVSGSGPTVAMLARDRAHALDLVAQLAGDGLDAQAVEGPVHGAQRIV; this is encoded by the coding sequence CTGAACCCCGGCGACAGCCGGCCTGCGGACCTTTTCACCGAGGCCTTCGGCGCGGAGTACGACTGGACGGGGCAGCCCAAACACGTCCGAGCCCAGGCACCCGGCAAGATCAACGCGTCCTTCCGCGTGGGCCCGCTGCGCGACGACGGCTACCACTCTGTTTCCAGTACCTACCTGGCAGTGTCGCTCTATGAAGAGGTCCTGGCCACGGCCAAGCCCGGCACGCCGTCCAGCGACGTCACCGTCGGCGTCAGCGCGCAAAGCACGCTGGCCCCGGAGCTGCTGGCGGGGATTCCCCTGGATGCGTCCAACCTTGCCGTCCGGGCCGCCCAACTCGTCGCAGACGTCAGCGAGAACGCCTGCGGCGTGCACCTGGAAATCACCAAGCGCGTGCCCATCGCGGGCGGCATGGGCGGGGGATCGGCGGACGCGGCGGCGGCGCTCGTGGCGTGCGACGCCCTCTGGCACACGGGCCTGTCCCGGGAGGAACTCTCCCTCATCGCTGCCGAGCTCGGCGCGGACGTGCCGTTCGCGCTGTTGGGGGGTGCCGCCGTCGGGCTTGGTGTGGGGGACAGGCTCACGTCCGCCCTGGCGCCGGAACCGCTGCACTGGGTCCTGGTCGAATCGGGCTTCGGGCTGTCCACGCCGGTGGTCTATGGCGCGCTGGACTCGCTGCGCGCCGGGGCCGAGCCCGCGGAGCCGGAGCAGGTGGATCCGGCCATCCTGGCGGCCCTGCGCGCGGCGGACCCGCTGCTGCTTGCCCCCTGCCTGGCCAACGACCTCCAGCCCGCGGCGCTGCACCTGGCCCCGGCGCTGAAGGACGTGCTCGACGCCGGAACGCGGCTGGGTGCCCTGGCCTCCCTGGTCTCGGGGTCCGGACCCACCGTGGCCATGCTCGCGAGGGACCGGGCGCATGCGCTGGACCTGGTCGCCCAGCTGGCCGGCGACGGCTTGGACGCCCAGGCCGTGGAGGGCCCCGTGCACGGCGCGCAACGAATAGTTTGA